The following proteins are co-located in the Bacteroidales bacterium genome:
- a CDS encoding OmpA family protein, producing the protein MRNVLKYLLIFLIFNTLVLDAQTDVSIKKREFKADKQGYKEAWKHVKDGDDYFQIGGVWYSFAYDEYIKALVYNNSNPELNYKTGVSALLSDNKEEAAGFLLKALEVKPDVTDDILFYAGRALHYAGRYTDAIEKLNAFVGSAGKKDKRDVALAKIIAEQSNNAISITQDTLRVKIENAGANINSNADDYSEIFTADGNIIYFGSRRQIPRSGKRYDDTKFDENIFVSNIINGTWSQALPAGKNLVTKYCETPLYIDPLRTRLFIYAGYENGGDIKMVTTNRKGEWRAPVALPYPINSNGSETSFSFSPSGNEIYFVTDSRKDNAGGKDIYFIKRMSERKWSKPQNAGPKINTIYDEESVRFSRTGDTLFFSSKGHNSIGGFDIFYCVKDPVGEWDSVKNFGYPVNTPWDELFFYPAPAEDSTFYFVSNRSGGIGGLDIYSGKLLPPEPVAVVLPPPPPPPPPVKDTIVIRDTVVVVKEVAPPPPVVPVVQPEPVKETGLYLVGKISDSESGEPVMAKMDIVDMKTDSVLVTSASSDIDGSYRIKLPEKKSYKLELRASGFLSDMKRIDVPANWMKDTYNLNIDLIKVKVGKKVVLNNILFETGKSILTAGSYAELDRLLNIMKENAEMKIEISGHTDKTGSEPINFKLSEDRAKAVVEYLVQKGIDRTRMEYKGFGSLQPVTENATPQGRAKNRRVEFKILEF; encoded by the coding sequence ATGCGAAATGTTTTGAAATACCTGCTTATCTTCTTAATATTTAATACACTGGTTTTAGATGCACAAACGGATGTCTCGATCAAAAAGAGAGAATTCAAAGCTGACAAACAAGGCTATAAGGAAGCATGGAAGCATGTAAAAGACGGGGATGATTATTTTCAGATTGGAGGTGTATGGTACTCTTTTGCCTATGATGAATATATTAAAGCTTTGGTCTATAATAATTCAAATCCTGAGTTAAACTATAAAACAGGTGTATCGGCGCTTCTTTCAGACAATAAGGAAGAAGCTGCAGGTTTTTTATTGAAAGCACTTGAAGTAAAACCGGATGTAACCGATGATATTTTGTTTTATGCCGGAAGGGCTCTGCATTACGCCGGGAGGTACACAGATGCTATTGAAAAACTGAATGCTTTTGTTGGTTCAGCCGGTAAGAAAGACAAGAGGGATGTTGCCCTGGCAAAAATAATTGCAGAGCAATCCAATAATGCAATAAGTATTACACAGGACACCCTGAGGGTTAAAATTGAGAATGCCGGAGCCAATATTAACTCAAATGCTGACGATTATTCTGAGATTTTTACTGCAGACGGAAATATTATTTATTTTGGATCGAGACGTCAGATCCCCAGGTCGGGAAAAAGATACGATGATACCAAATTTGATGAGAATATTTTTGTGTCCAATATAATTAACGGGACATGGAGTCAGGCACTTCCTGCCGGTAAAAACCTGGTAACAAAATATTGTGAAACCCCGTTGTATATAGATCCTCTCAGAACCCGGCTCTTTATTTATGCAGGGTACGAGAATGGTGGCGACATTAAAATGGTGACAACAAACAGGAAAGGCGAATGGCGGGCTCCTGTGGCACTTCCTTATCCGATAAACAGCAATGGATCTGAGACATCATTTTCGTTTAGTCCGTCAGGAAATGAAATATACTTTGTTACTGACAGCAGGAAAGATAATGCCGGTGGAAAGGATATCTATTTCATTAAGAGAATGTCGGAAAGGAAATGGTCCAAACCACAGAACGCTGGTCCAAAAATTAATACAATTTATGACGAAGAATCAGTAAGGTTCTCAAGAACCGGTGATACCCTTTTCTTTAGTTCAAAGGGACATAACTCAATTGGCGGATTTGATATTTTTTATTGCGTAAAAGATCCTGTGGGTGAGTGGGATAGTGTCAAAAATTTCGGTTATCCGGTTAATACACCCTGGGATGAATTGTTTTTTTACCCTGCACCTGCAGAAGACAGTACCTTCTATTTTGTTTCAAACCGCAGCGGAGGTATCGGAGGCCTCGACATTTACTCCGGTAAATTACTTCCTCCGGAACCGGTTGCAGTAGTTTTACCACCACCCCCTCCGCCACCTCCTCCGGTAAAAGATACTATTGTAATAAGAGATACTGTTGTAGTTGTAAAAGAGGTTGCGCCGCCGCCACCTGTAGTTCCCGTTGTTCAGCCTGAGCCGGTTAAGGAAACCGGCCTCTATCTTGTGGGGAAGATTTCTGACTCTGAGAGCGGGGAACCGGTAATGGCTAAAATGGATATTGTCGACATGAAGACTGATTCTGTACTCGTGACAAGTGCGAGTTCTGATATTGACGGAAGTTACAGGATTAAGCTTCCTGAAAAGAAATCATACAAGCTGGAGCTGCGTGCTTCAGGATTTCTTTCAGATATGAAAAGGATTGATGTTCCGGCAAACTGGATGAAGGATACATACAATCTTAATATAGACCTCATAAAGGTCAAGGTAGGGAAAAAAGTAGTATTGAATAATATCCTTTTTGAGACAGGCAAGTCAATTCTGACTGCAGGTTCATATGCTGAACTTGACAGACTTTTGAATATAATGAAAGAAAACGCTGAAATGAAGATTGAAATATCCGGGCACACAGATAAAACTGGCAGTGAGCCGATTAATTTTAAGCTGTCTGAAGACAGGGCTAAGGCAGTGGTTGAGTATCTTGTTCAGAAAGGTATCGACAGAACGAGAATGGAATACAAAGGATTCGGATCTCTCCAGCCTGTTACAGAAAATGCCACACCCCAGGGACGAGCAAAAAACAGAAGGGTTGAATTCAAAATTCTCGAATTCTGA
- a CDS encoding Hpt domain-containing protein yields the protein MNYKFINTDYLNSVSGGDRDISGEIINMFRDQAIEIHEEMILNLSKKNYPYLGQLAHKAKSSVAIMGMNDLAAMLKTFELQAKDGSESDLYESYIERFKSDTDAAVIELDDYLNKL from the coding sequence ATGAATTACAAGTTCATAAACACTGACTATCTTAATTCTGTATCAGGCGGCGATCGTGACATTTCCGGCGAAATCATAAATATGTTCAGGGATCAGGCTATAGAGATCCATGAGGAAATGATACTTAATTTATCCAAAAAGAATTATCCATACCTGGGTCAGCTCGCTCACAAAGCTAAGTCGTCTGTAGCTATAATGGGAATGAACGACCTTGCTGCAATGCTAAAAACATTTGAACTTCAGGCAAAAGACGGAAGTGAATCAGATTTGTACGAATCTTATATTGAGAGGTTCAAATCGGATACAGATGCAGCAGTGATTGAACTGGATGATTATTTAAATAAACTGTAA
- the gcvT gene encoding glycine cleavage system aminomethyltransferase GcvT, with protein sequence MKNTAFTKFHQEAGAKMVPFAGYNMPVEYFGINEEHITVREKIGVFDVSHMGEFWVTGPSALDYLQHITSNDVSALFDGKIQYSCFPNGKGGIVDDLLVYRYNKEKYLLVVNAANIEKDWNWCVKNAPKFNISAGKELINASDELAQLAVQGPLALKAMQKLTTSSVEDMEYYTFKVIEFAGIKDVIFSTTGYTGAGGCEIYVKNEDGPKLWKAVFEAGKEFGIRPIGLGARDTLRLEMGFCLYGNDINDETSPIEAGLGWITKFTNEKNFIDKALLFNQKEEGVSKRLKGFVMIDRGIPRQHYEVVNVSGEIIGEVTSGTMSPMMKQGIGMAYLNKGYWKTGTEIFIRIRNKDLKAQIVDLPIYKAS encoded by the coding sequence ATGAAAAACACAGCATTTACTAAATTTCATCAGGAAGCAGGTGCCAAAATGGTGCCTTTTGCCGGATATAACATGCCCGTTGAATACTTCGGTATAAATGAAGAGCATATAACTGTAAGGGAAAAAATTGGTGTCTTCGATGTTTCACATATGGGAGAATTCTGGGTGACAGGTCCTTCGGCTCTTGATTATCTTCAGCATATAACTTCCAATGATGTGTCAGCTCTTTTCGACGGCAAGATCCAGTACTCATGCTTCCCCAACGGAAAAGGTGGCATTGTTGATGATCTTCTTGTATACAGGTATAATAAGGAGAAGTATCTTCTTGTTGTAAATGCCGCAAATATTGAAAAAGACTGGAACTGGTGCGTTAAAAATGCTCCGAAATTTAACATTTCAGCAGGGAAGGAGCTTATAAATGCTTCAGATGAACTTGCCCAGCTCGCTGTTCAGGGACCGCTTGCGCTTAAAGCAATGCAGAAACTTACGACATCTTCTGTTGAGGATATGGAGTATTACACTTTCAAAGTTATCGAATTTGCAGGTATCAAAGATGTAATCTTTTCTACCACAGGCTACACCGGAGCAGGCGGATGTGAGATTTATGTTAAGAATGAAGATGGCCCGAAACTTTGGAAGGCCGTTTTTGAAGCCGGAAAAGAGTTTGGCATCAGACCAATTGGTTTGGGAGCCAGGGATACACTTCGTCTCGAAATGGGTTTCTGCCTGTATGGTAATGATATTAATGATGAGACTTCTCCTATTGAAGCAGGTTTGGGATGGATAACAAAGTTCACAAATGAAAAGAACTTCATTGACAAAGCACTGCTTTTCAATCAGAAGGAAGAGGGTGTGAGCAAAAGGCTGAAAGGATTTGTGATGATCGACCGCGGAATTCCAAGACAACATTACGAAGTTGTAAACGTCTCAGGTGAGATAATAGGGGAGGTAACTTCCGGAACAATGTCACCAATGATGAAGCAGGGTATCGGAATGGCTTACCTTAATAAAGGATACTGGAAAACCGGAACGGAAATATTCATCCGCATCAGAAATAAAGATCTCAAAGCTCAGATTGTAGATTTACCCATTTATAAAGCGAGTTAG
- a CDS encoding 2-phosphosulfolactate phosphatase, whose protein sequence is MYEKDTHNDSIVVIIDILRASSAICTAFENGAREIIPVAEVSEAREYKSRGYLVAAERDGFVLDFADFGNSPFNFTSDKVGGKTIVYSTTNGTGIINIASSAFRTVIGSFLNLSALSEWLVAQDRDVVLFCAGWKNRFNLEDTVCAGAIAERLMKCGLFTTICDSTLAAMDLWQMAKNDLPGYIEKAAQRTRLRDKGLDDCLQFCITADFTRKIPVIKNGILIDNVS, encoded by the coding sequence TTGTATGAAAAGGATACCCATAATGATTCAATAGTGGTTATTATTGACATTTTGCGGGCTTCCTCAGCCATATGCACTGCTTTTGAGAACGGTGCCCGGGAGATAATACCTGTTGCTGAAGTTTCTGAGGCAAGGGAGTATAAGTCGCGTGGTTATCTTGTTGCAGCTGAACGCGATGGTTTCGTTCTGGATTTTGCTGACTTCGGAAACTCTCCCTTTAATTTCACAAGTGATAAAGTCGGGGGCAAAACGATTGTTTACAGCACAACAAATGGAACCGGCATTATAAATATCGCTTCCTCCGCTTTTCGTACTGTCATTGGATCTTTTCTTAATCTCAGTGCACTGTCAGAATGGTTGGTGGCTCAGGACAGAGATGTAGTACTATTTTGTGCCGGATGGAAGAACAGGTTTAATCTTGAAGATACTGTTTGTGCAGGTGCAATAGCTGAGAGACTCATGAAATGTGGTCTGTTCACGACTATCTGTGACTCAACCCTGGCAGCCATGGATCTCTGGCAAATGGCAAAGAATGACCTTCCGGGTTACATCGAAAAAGCTGCACAGAGAACAAGACTGCGGGATAAAGGTCTTGATGATTGTTTACAGTTCTGTATTACAGCTGATTTTACCAGGAAGATACCGGTAATAAAAAATGGCATCCTTATAGATAATGTTTCGTAA
- a CDS encoding STAS domain-containing protein — protein MISIEKKDKIDVISFSVNRINALITDEIRDGITKVFDNSNSKVIIDLKGVEYIDSSGFGCFLSVMKTARNNYGVLKFANPEPNVTELFHTLHLHTVFQIYDDMDTCIRSFK, from the coding sequence ATGATCAGTATTGAAAAAAAGGATAAGATTGATGTTATATCCTTCTCTGTCAATAGAATAAATGCACTCATAACTGATGAAATCAGAGATGGCATAACAAAAGTCTTTGATAATTCAAATTCAAAAGTAATTATAGATCTTAAAGGTGTTGAGTACATCGACAGTTCGGGCTTTGGTTGTTTCCTGTCGGTAATGAAAACCGCCAGAAATAATTACGGAGTCCTGAAGTTTGCCAATCCCGAACCAAATGTGACAGAGCTTTTCCATACGCTTCATCTTCATACTGTTTTCCAGATCTACGATGACATGGATACCTGTATAAGATCATTCAAATAA
- a CDS encoding DUF1015 domain-containing protein, translating into MAIVKPFRGLRPPHEIAKDLACLPYDVMNTEEAIKMAEGKECSLLHITRSEIDLPADTDTHSDEVYKKSVENFSKWQKKGWLVQDSKLHFYIYAQTMKGRTQYGIVGCASVDDYLNGVIKKHELTRPDKEQDRMVHVRVNNANIEPVFFTYPAVKELDDIVARIVTEDKPEYDFVAEDGFGHHFWVVKNPETNKEIEKLFAKKVPYTYVADGHHRTAAAALVGKEKREQNPKHNGKEEYNFFLAVHFPDNQLRIIDYNRTIKDLNGLSADDLLKRLEKGFIIKEKGVKTYKPNKLHNFSMYLQGKWYSLTAKEGTYNDNDPIGVLDVTILTNQILSPILDIQDLRRSKRIDFIGGIRGLGELKKRVDSGEMKVAFALYPVSMDQLIKIADSGNIMPPKTTWFEPKLRSGLVIHLLD; encoded by the coding sequence ATGGCGATAGTTAAACCTTTCAGGGGGTTAAGACCTCCTCATGAAATTGCTAAAGATCTGGCCTGTCTGCCATATGATGTAATGAATACCGAAGAAGCCATTAAGATGGCTGAAGGAAAAGAATGTTCGTTGCTTCATATCACACGATCTGAAATAGATCTTCCGGCAGATACTGATACTCATTCAGATGAAGTGTATAAAAAATCGGTTGAGAATTTTTCAAAATGGCAGAAAAAAGGGTGGCTGGTACAGGATAGTAAACTGCATTTCTATATTTATGCCCAGACGATGAAAGGAAGGACACAGTACGGAATTGTTGGTTGTGCCTCAGTTGATGATTATCTGAATGGTGTTATTAAGAAACATGAACTTACACGACCTGATAAAGAGCAGGACAGAATGGTGCATGTTCGGGTGAATAATGCAAATATAGAACCTGTATTTTTTACCTATCCTGCTGTTAAAGAGCTAGATGATATTGTGGCCAGGATCGTTACAGAAGATAAACCTGAATATGATTTTGTTGCTGAAGACGGCTTTGGACATCATTTCTGGGTGGTTAAGAACCCGGAAACCAATAAAGAGATTGAGAAGCTTTTCGCAAAAAAAGTCCCTTATACATATGTTGCTGACGGACATCATCGTACTGCAGCTGCAGCACTGGTAGGCAAAGAGAAGAGAGAGCAGAATCCGAAACACAATGGAAAAGAGGAGTATAATTTTTTCCTTGCGGTGCATTTTCCTGATAATCAGTTGAGGATAATTGATTATAACAGAACCATTAAGGATCTTAACGGATTGTCGGCAGATGATCTTCTTAAGAGACTTGAAAAGGGATTTATAATCAAAGAGAAAGGAGTTAAAACCTACAAACCCAATAAATTGCATAATTTTTCAATGTATCTCCAAGGGAAATGGTATAGTCTGACAGCTAAGGAAGGAACATATAATGACAACGATCCTATAGGTGTTCTGGATGTTACTATTCTGACAAATCAGATTCTCAGTCCAATTCTTGACATTCAGGATCTGAGGAGATCGAAACGTATTGACTTTATTGGGGGTATAAGAGGTCTCGGAGAGCTTAAGAAGAGGGTTGATAGTGGTGAGATGAAGGTTGCCTTCGCACTTTATCCTGTATCGATGGATCAGCTCATTAAAATAGCTGATTCGGGTAATATCATGCCTCCGAAAACAACCTGGTTTGAACCTAAGTTAAGAAGTGGTTTGGTTATACACCTCCTTGACTGA
- a CDS encoding 3-phosphoglycerate dehydrogenase, which yields MKILVATEKPFAPIAIRQIREVTEAAGYQLELLENYKDKSELLSVVSDVDALIVRSDLVTAEVLDAAKKLKIVVRAGAGYDNLDVKACTEHNVIAMNTPGQNSNAVAELVFELLLYQIRGGFSGKVSGSELRMKTLGLHGFGNVGKYVADIARGFGMDTYTYDPFVSERVMKNNGAKQIITIEELYSKCQYMSIHMPYNDRTSKLIGYDLLKRMPQNAVLVNTARKEVIDEDGLLKVFEERSDFCYLSDIEPDCKAVFEEKYKGRYIFTAKKMGAQTEEANINAGVAAARQVINYFRKGIDKYKLNK from the coding sequence ATGAAAATCCTTGTTGCAACTGAAAAACCATTTGCCCCTATTGCTATCCGACAGATCCGGGAAGTTACGGAAGCCGCTGGTTATCAGCTTGAGTTACTTGAGAATTATAAAGATAAGTCAGAACTGCTATCAGTCGTATCTGATGTAGATGCCCTGATAGTCAGAAGTGATCTGGTCACTGCTGAAGTGCTTGATGCAGCAAAAAAATTAAAGATTGTTGTAAGGGCAGGTGCAGGTTATGATAACCTTGATGTAAAAGCATGTACCGAACATAATGTTATTGCAATGAATACTCCGGGTCAGAATTCAAATGCAGTAGCAGAACTGGTCTTCGAATTACTGCTCTATCAGATCAGGGGAGGCTTTAGCGGGAAGGTGTCGGGGAGTGAACTCAGAATGAAAACTCTTGGATTGCATGGCTTCGGTAACGTTGGAAAATATGTTGCCGATATTGCCAGAGGGTTTGGTATGGATACTTACACTTACGATCCTTTCGTAAGCGAAAGGGTGATGAAAAACAATGGGGCAAAACAAATTATTACTATCGAAGAGCTCTATTCAAAATGCCAGTATATGTCAATACATATGCCGTATAATGACAGGACAAGTAAACTGATTGGTTATGATCTTTTGAAAAGGATGCCTCAGAATGCTGTACTTGTAAATACTGCCAGGAAAGAAGTTATAGATGAAGACGGATTGCTTAAAGTCTTTGAGGAGCGGTCGGACTTTTGCTATCTTTCAGATATTGAGCCCGATTGCAAAGCAGTATTTGAAGAAAAGTATAAGGGAAGATATATTTTTACCGCAAAAAAAATGGGTGCCCAGACCGAAGAAGCCAATATCAATGCCGGTGTGGCTGCGGCACGACAGGTTATTAACTACTTCAGAAAAGGCATTGATAAATATAAACTGAACAAGTAA
- a CDS encoding YggS family pyridoxal phosphate-dependent enzyme: MAEIGSNIIFFKSQIPKSVKLIAVSKTKPVSDILEAYSAGQRCFGENRVQEILNKKDLLPADIEWHLIGHLQRNKVKYIIPYVAMVQSVDSLRLLTAINSEAQKINRIVDCLLQIYIADEETKFGFSLKELTDIGDMNGFTTLKNVNICGVMGMATFTSDMDKVRKEFGFLAGCFKTLKEKYFSSSPHFKEISMGMSGDFEAAIGEGSTMVRIGSLIFGERIKK, from the coding sequence ATGGCTGAAATTGGATCAAATATTATTTTTTTCAAGTCACAGATTCCTAAATCTGTTAAGTTGATTGCTGTATCAAAAACAAAACCAGTTTCTGATATTCTTGAGGCTTACAGCGCTGGACAAAGATGTTTTGGGGAGAACCGGGTTCAGGAAATACTTAACAAAAAGGATCTGTTGCCTGCAGATATTGAATGGCACCTGATCGGACATCTGCAGAGGAATAAGGTGAAATATATTATCCCTTATGTAGCTATGGTACAGTCGGTTGATTCCCTCAGGCTGCTGACTGCAATTAATTCGGAAGCCCAGAAGATTAACAGAATTGTTGACTGTCTTCTTCAGATATATATTGCTGATGAAGAAACGAAATTCGGATTCAGTTTGAAGGAACTTACCGATATTGGAGATATGAATGGTTTTACAACACTAAAAAATGTAAATATCTGCGGTGTAATGGGCATGGCTACTTTCACCTCTGACATGGATAAGGTGCGTAAAGAATTTGGTTTTCTTGCAGGTTGCTTTAAAACACTTAAGGAGAAATACTTTTCATCATCGCCTCATTTTAAGGAGATCTCAATGGGAATGTCGGGCGATTTTGAAGCGGCTATCGGAGAGGGAAGCACAATGGTAAGAATTGGCAGTCTCATTTTTGGAGAAAGAATAAAAAAATAA
- the serC gene encoding 3-phosphoserine/phosphohydroxythreonine transaminase: MKKHNFYAGPSILPQYTIDKTIEGIKDFAGSGLSVLEISHRSKEFVACMNDTIALFKELLDIPAGYQVLFLGGGASMQFAMVPMNLLEKKASYLNTGEWAGKALKEAKLFGEVAEVASSKEKIFNYIPKNYTVPADSDYFHITTNNTIYGTEIKKDLDSKVPLVADMSSDIFSRPVDISKYALIYGGAQKNLAPAGVAFVIVKEDILGKVTRPLPSMLDYRVHIKGESMFNTPPVFAVFAAQQTLVWLKNLGGVKAIQKMNIEKANILYNEIERNKLFRPTIVDPEDRSLMNICFVMSDNYKELEKPFADFAKSKGLLGIEGHRSTGGFRASTYNALPKESVEALVSAMKEFESKN, from the coding sequence ATGAAAAAACACAACTTTTATGCAGGTCCTTCAATTCTTCCACAGTACACTATTGACAAGACTATTGAAGGAATAAAAGACTTTGCAGGGTCTGGACTATCGGTTCTTGAGATATCTCATCGAAGCAAGGAATTTGTAGCATGCATGAACGACACTATTGCTCTCTTCAAAGAATTGCTTGATATCCCGGCAGGTTACCAGGTATTGTTTCTCGGTGGCGGCGCAAGCATGCAGTTTGCAATGGTTCCAATGAACCTGCTCGAGAAAAAAGCGTCTTACCTGAATACCGGTGAATGGGCAGGAAAAGCTCTGAAAGAGGCTAAACTGTTTGGTGAAGTTGCTGAAGTGGCATCATCAAAAGAGAAAATATTCAATTATATACCAAAGAACTATACAGTACCGGCCGATTCAGATTATTTTCATATTACTACTAATAACACAATCTATGGTACTGAGATAAAGAAGGATCTGGATTCGAAGGTTCCGCTTGTGGCAGACATGTCATCAGATATCTTCAGCCGTCCGGTAGATATTTCAAAATATGCTCTCATTTACGGAGGGGCGCAGAAGAATCTGGCACCAGCCGGTGTGGCGTTTGTTATTGTTAAGGAAGATATTCTAGGGAAAGTAACCCGTCCCCTTCCGTCAATGCTCGATTACAGGGTGCACATAAAAGGAGAGTCTATGTTCAATACTCCTCCGGTGTTTGCTGTTTTTGCAGCTCAGCAGACACTTGTTTGGTTAAAGAACCTTGGCGGCGTAAAGGCTATCCAGAAAATGAATATTGAAAAGGCAAACATTCTTTATAATGAGATTGAAAGAAATAAACTATTCAGACCCACAATTGTAGATCCGGAAGACAGATCGCTCATGAATATTTGTTTTGTAATGTCAGATAATTACAAGGAGCTCGAGAAACCATTTGCCGATTTTGCAAAGAGTAAGGGTCTGCTAGGTATTGAGGGACACCGTTCAACCGGAGGTTTCCGGGCTTCCACCTACAATGCTTTGCCAAAAGAGAGTGTTGAAGCTCTTGTTAGTGCAATGAAAGAATTTGAATCAAAGAATTGA